The proteins below come from a single Cystobacter ferrugineus genomic window:
- a CDS encoding PepSY domain-containing protein produces MRMNNLLVACLLGVGLVADVVAASHASELRMLAQTKISLQQAIDAAQRHQGGQALEASLDDDSFKPVYEVSIVKDNRVFDVWVDGVDGKVLGAREDVKD; encoded by the coding sequence ATGCGGATGAACAACCTCCTCGTCGCGTGCTTGCTGGGAGTGGGTCTCGTGGCGGACGTGGTCGCCGCTTCCCATGCGAGCGAGCTCAGGATGCTCGCGCAGACGAAGATCAGCCTGCAGCAGGCCATCGACGCGGCCCAGCGGCATCAGGGCGGACAGGCCCTCGAGGCGTCGCTCGACGATGACAGCTTCAAGCCCGTCTACGAGGTCAGCATCGTCAAGGACAACCGCGTCTTCGACGTCTGGGTGGATGGCGTGGATGGTAAGGTGCTCGGTGCCCGCGAGGACGTCAAGGACTAG
- the dps gene encoding DNA starvation/stationary phase protection protein Dps, whose product MTTKFPSHINLPREARSELIDLLNTCLATAVDLHWQVKQAHWNIRGNHFISRHLLFDKVADHVREHADEFAERAGALGGYAEGTIRLATKNSELEEYDLSAVNGDDHVRVIVDRVSRYAATIRDGIQRCDELNDPVTSDLLTQTLGTVEEDLWFLESHLYGSANIARDETSPSVIREETTSSTNA is encoded by the coding sequence ATGACCACCAAGTTTCCCAGCCACATCAACCTGCCGCGCGAGGCCCGCTCCGAGCTGATCGATCTGCTCAACACCTGTCTGGCGACGGCCGTGGACCTGCACTGGCAGGTCAAGCAAGCGCACTGGAACATCCGCGGCAACCACTTCATCAGCCGCCATCTGCTCTTCGACAAGGTGGCCGACCACGTGCGCGAGCACGCCGATGAGTTCGCCGAGCGCGCCGGGGCCCTGGGCGGCTACGCGGAGGGCACCATCCGGCTGGCCACCAAGAACAGCGAGCTGGAGGAGTACGACCTGAGCGCCGTGAATGGCGATGACCATGTCCGCGTCATCGTCGACCGGGTGTCGCGCTACGCGGCCACCATCCGCGACGGCATCCAGCGCTGCGACGAACTCAATGATCCGGTCACCTCGGACCTGCTCACGCAAACCCTCGGCACGGTGGAGGAGGACCTGTGGTTCCTCGAGAGCCACCTGTATGGCTCGGCCAACATCGCCCGCGATGAGACCAGTCCCTCCGTCATCCGCGAGGAGACCACCTCCTCGACCAACGCCTGA
- a CDS encoding esterase/lipase family protein — translation MATKHYILLVPGFFGFANLGELLYFGHVRDYFVAEMKARGVDVEVVQVLTHPTGSIRTRAGDLLKSIEAHVKDDDCPIHLIGHSTGGLDARLFVSPGVLLGDDMDVERFARRVRTVVTVSTPHAGTPLASFFLGLFGQKLLQLLSLFTVYVLRFGRLPLSVAFRFGSLITRWDEQLGFRPTLLDQLFEQLLGDFSAERREELVRFLGDVGNDASLVPQLTPEGIDLFNASCQDRPGVRYGSVITQARPPSLRTRLGAGLDPYAQITHTVYAFLYGRTQRMPLTAIPPPTPAQTAALVEAYGALPGPQACDGIVPTRSQVYGRVLAAVRADHLDAIGHFDQPAHRPPHVDWLISGSGFRRLHFERLWRTVVDFILLQT, via the coding sequence ATGGCGACGAAGCACTACATCCTCTTGGTTCCCGGCTTCTTCGGCTTCGCCAACCTGGGAGAGCTGCTGTACTTCGGGCACGTGCGCGACTACTTCGTCGCGGAGATGAAGGCCCGGGGCGTGGACGTCGAGGTGGTGCAGGTGCTCACCCACCCCACCGGCTCCATCCGCACGCGGGCGGGGGACCTGCTCAAGTCCATCGAAGCCCATGTGAAGGACGACGACTGCCCCATCCACCTCATCGGCCACTCCACCGGAGGGCTCGATGCCCGGCTCTTCGTCAGCCCCGGGGTGCTCCTGGGCGATGACATGGACGTGGAGCGCTTCGCCCGCCGGGTGCGCACGGTGGTGACGGTGTCCACGCCCCACGCGGGCACGCCGCTCGCGTCCTTCTTCCTCGGGCTCTTCGGCCAGAAGCTGCTGCAACTGCTGTCGCTCTTCACCGTGTACGTGTTGCGCTTCGGCCGGCTGCCCTTGAGCGTGGCCTTCCGCTTCGGCAGCCTCATCACCCGGTGGGACGAGCAGCTCGGCTTCCGCCCCACCCTGTTGGATCAACTCTTCGAGCAGCTCCTGGGCGACTTCTCCGCCGAGCGCCGCGAGGAGCTGGTGCGCTTCCTCGGGGACGTGGGCAATGACGCGTCGCTGGTCCCCCAGCTCACGCCCGAGGGCATCGACCTGTTCAACGCGAGCTGCCAGGACCGGCCCGGGGTGCGCTACGGCTCCGTCATCACCCAGGCCCGGCCTCCCTCGCTGCGCACGCGGTTGGGCGCGGGGTTGGACCCCTACGCGCAGATCACCCACACCGTCTACGCCTTCCTGTACGGGCGCACCCAGCGCATGCCCCTCACCGCCATTCCGCCGCCCACGCCCGCGCAGACCGCGGCGCTGGTGGAGGCCTATGGGGCCCTGCCGGGTCCCCAGGCGTGTGATGGCATCGTCCCCACGCGCTCGCAGGTCTACGGCCGGGTGCTGGCGGCCGTGCGCGCGGACCACCTGGACGCCATCGGCCACTTCGACCAGCCCGCGCACCGTCCGCCCCATGTGGACTGGCTCATCTCGGGCTCGGGCTTCCGCCGGCTCCACTTCGAGCGCCTGTGGCGCACCGTGGTGGACTTCATCCTCCTGCAGACGTGA
- a CDS encoding chalcone isomerase family protein — translation MMPKRLDGVGFGGRGARWVVGVVVAMVLFAGTAQARVVGGVRLPDAISLQGKKLLLDHIELKKLLFFELYVWGLYLEEKPGSTREAISFQGPKQLQLHFKRSIPRDELANAFRGFLSHSAVMHSADMKRQSEQLVQSLRAVNSGDSLLITYLPEKGLMVSGEGSQGAMIPGKAFADALFDAWLQENPIYERD, via the coding sequence ATGATGCCCAAGCGACTGGACGGTGTGGGGTTCGGGGGACGGGGAGCGCGGTGGGTGGTGGGAGTGGTGGTGGCGATGGTGCTGTTCGCGGGAACGGCCCAGGCCCGGGTCGTGGGGGGCGTGCGCCTGCCGGACGCCATTTCCCTCCAGGGCAAGAAGCTGCTGTTGGATCACATCGAGCTCAAGAAGCTGCTCTTCTTCGAGCTCTACGTCTGGGGGCTGTACCTGGAGGAGAAGCCGGGCTCCACCCGGGAGGCCATCTCCTTCCAGGGTCCCAAGCAACTGCAGCTCCACTTCAAGCGCAGCATCCCGCGTGACGAGCTGGCGAACGCCTTCCGCGGCTTCCTGTCCCACAGCGCCGTGATGCACTCGGCGGACATGAAGCGGCAGTCGGAGCAACTGGTGCAGTCGCTGCGCGCCGTGAACTCGGGGGACTCGCTCCTCATCACCTATCTGCCGGAGAAGGGGCTGATGGTGTCGGGCGAGGGTTCCCAGGGCGCGATGATTCCGGGCAAGGCCTTCGCCGACGCGCTCTTCGACGCCTGGCTCCAGGAAAACCCCATCTACGAACGCGACTGA
- a CDS encoding response regulator transcription factor: protein MRVLLIEDDTETADYVRRGLGELGHGVDHAKDGHEGLMMATSGGYDVLVIDRMLPKLDGISLLKVLREGGTRTPVLFLTAMGSIEDRVKGLESGGDDYLVKPFAFSELHARLVSLCRRPPLQEVRTVLTLADLEMDLLKRTVVRAGKVIDLQPTEFRLLEYLLRHAGRVVTRTMLLEHVWNFNFDPKTSVVETHISRLRAKLDRGFGSELLHTVRGAGYKLDVAS, encoded by the coding sequence GTGCGTGTTCTGCTGATCGAGGATGACACGGAGACCGCGGACTACGTCCGCCGTGGCCTGGGCGAACTGGGCCACGGGGTCGATCATGCGAAGGATGGCCACGAGGGCCTGATGATGGCGACGAGTGGCGGCTATGACGTGCTCGTCATCGATCGGATGCTGCCCAAGCTGGATGGCATCTCCCTGCTCAAGGTGTTGCGTGAGGGCGGCACCCGGACACCGGTGCTCTTCCTCACCGCCATGGGGAGCATCGAGGACCGGGTGAAGGGGCTGGAGTCAGGGGGCGATGACTACCTGGTGAAACCCTTCGCGTTCTCCGAGCTCCACGCCCGCCTCGTCTCGCTGTGCCGCCGCCCGCCCCTGCAGGAGGTGCGCACCGTCCTCACGCTCGCCGATCTGGAGATGGACCTGCTCAAGCGCACGGTGGTGCGCGCGGGGAAGGTGATCGACCTGCAACCCACGGAGTTCCGGCTGCTGGAGTACCTGCTGCGCCACGCTGGCCGCGTCGTCACGCGTACGATGCTGCTGGAGCACGTCTGGAACTTCAACTTCGACCCGAAGACGAGCGTCGTCGAGACGCACATCAGCCGCCTGCGCGCCAAGCTGGACCGGGGGTTCGGCTCGGAGCTGCTCCACACGGTGCGAGGCGCGGGATACAAGCTCGATGTGGCGTCCTAG
- a CDS encoding helix-turn-helix domain-containing protein, with protein sequence MDDLDTLKRNLGAALLAAREKAGLTQADVSSQVGIATAIYGRIERGQMLPSVPTLHRLCSTLHLSASELLGLGAGWPEQEAGIREADADLSAELLHLATLLRQLSPSELRCLAALASDIWRTRGPGKRSPPGD encoded by the coding sequence ATGGACGACCTCGACACGCTGAAGCGCAACCTGGGGGCGGCCCTCCTGGCGGCCCGGGAGAAGGCGGGACTGACCCAGGCGGATGTGTCCTCTCAAGTAGGGATCGCCACCGCGATCTATGGCCGGATCGAGCGCGGGCAGATGTTGCCCAGCGTGCCCACCCTGCATCGGTTGTGCTCGACGCTGCACCTGTCGGCGAGCGAACTGCTGGGGCTGGGCGCCGGCTGGCCGGAGCAGGAGGCCGGCATACGGGAGGCGGACGCGGACCTGTCCGCGGAACTGCTCCACCTCGCCACGCTCCTGCGCCAGTTGTCTCCGAGCGAGCTGCGGTGCCTGGCGGCGCTCGCCTCGGACATCTGGCGCACGCGGGGCCCGGGCAAGCGCTCGCCACCAGGGGATTGA
- a CDS encoding S46 family peptidase, with product MWTYDAFPREAVKAAHGFEPSQDWLDRVRLSSVRLAGGCSASFVSPEGLVMTNHHCIRSCVEDLSSPKRDYLATGFFAREPKDELRCPKVEANQLVEMTDVTARLQGVTKGLEGAAFNTALNAEMSRIEGECATGPEWRCDVVTLFHGGRYQLYKYRRFQDVRLVFAPEFSMAAFGGDADNFNFPRYGFDAAFLRVWDTKGQPLKTDTYLPWAKEGAKEGDLVFVSGHPGGTERQSSVAELEFQRDVALPYTLLHLSEMRGMLREYAAGSPERWRTTRAKLRSVENSLKALRGRHQALAEPSLLAGKRQAEADLRAKVIATPALKATTADAWDATARALESYRPLLASYRLKEVGDGFSSELFTLARQLVRAAEELPKPNAQRLREYTEGQLPGLRQQLLREAPITPELEERLLTFGFNKLRETLGADDAFVHEVLGREAPEDLARALVKGTRLFELKERKRLFEGGAAAIAASKDPMILLARRVDGLSREVRTRYEDTVESVLRKNGELLAKARLAAYGTTGYPDATFTLRLSYGAVKGWREDTKTVAPLTTFAGAYARHTGKEPFRLPDSWLKAKGKVPGDTPLDVATTNDIIGGNSGSPLVDREGRVVGLIFDGNLQSLGGRYAYVPETNRAVGVHGEGLLRALEHIYGAGRLVKELREHQR from the coding sequence ATGTGGACCTATGACGCCTTTCCCCGGGAAGCGGTGAAGGCCGCCCATGGCTTCGAGCCTTCCCAGGACTGGCTCGACCGGGTGCGGCTGTCGTCGGTGCGGCTGGCGGGCGGATGCTCCGCGAGCTTCGTGTCGCCCGAGGGCCTGGTGATGACCAACCACCACTGCATCCGCTCGTGCGTGGAGGACCTGTCCTCGCCCAAGCGCGACTACCTCGCCACGGGGTTCTTCGCCAGGGAGCCCAAGGACGAGCTGCGCTGCCCCAAGGTGGAGGCCAACCAGCTCGTGGAGATGACGGATGTCACCGCGCGCCTCCAGGGCGTGACGAAGGGCCTGGAGGGCGCGGCCTTCAACACCGCGCTCAACGCGGAGATGTCGCGCATCGAGGGCGAGTGCGCCACCGGGCCCGAGTGGCGCTGCGACGTGGTGACGCTGTTCCACGGGGGGCGCTACCAGCTCTACAAGTACCGCCGCTTCCAGGACGTGCGCCTGGTCTTCGCGCCCGAGTTCTCCATGGCCGCCTTTGGTGGCGACGCGGACAACTTCAACTTCCCCCGCTACGGCTTCGACGCGGCCTTCCTGCGCGTGTGGGACACCAAGGGCCAGCCGCTGAAGACAGACACCTATCTGCCCTGGGCGAAGGAGGGAGCGAAGGAGGGCGACCTGGTCTTCGTCTCCGGCCACCCGGGCGGCACCGAGCGCCAGAGCAGCGTGGCGGAGCTGGAGTTCCAGCGCGACGTGGCGCTGCCGTACACGCTCCTGCACCTCTCGGAGATGCGGGGCATGCTGCGCGAGTACGCCGCGGGCTCGCCCGAGCGCTGGCGCACGACCCGGGCGAAGCTGCGCTCCGTGGAGAACAGCCTGAAGGCGCTGCGCGGTCGGCATCAGGCCCTGGCCGAGCCCTCGCTGCTCGCGGGCAAGCGTCAGGCGGAGGCGGACCTGCGCGCGAAGGTGATCGCGACGCCGGCGCTCAAGGCCACCACGGCGGACGCCTGGGACGCCACGGCGCGCGCGCTGGAGTCCTACCGGCCCCTGCTCGCGAGCTACCGGCTGAAGGAGGTGGGCGACGGTTTTTCCTCGGAGCTGTTCACCCTGGCCCGGCAGCTCGTGCGCGCGGCGGAGGAGCTGCCCAAGCCCAACGCCCAGCGGCTGCGCGAGTACACCGAGGGCCAACTGCCCGGCCTGCGCCAGCAGCTCCTGCGCGAGGCGCCCATCACCCCGGAGTTGGAGGAGCGGCTGCTCACCTTCGGCTTCAACAAGCTGCGCGAGACGCTCGGGGCGGATGACGCCTTCGTGCACGAGGTGCTCGGTCGCGAAGCGCCGGAGGACCTGGCGCGCGCGCTGGTGAAGGGCACGCGGCTGTTCGAGTTGAAGGAGCGCAAGCGGCTGTTCGAGGGCGGCGCGGCGGCGATCGCGGCGTCGAAGGATCCGATGATCCTCCTGGCGCGCCGGGTGGATGGCCTGTCGCGCGAGGTGCGCACGCGCTACGAGGACACGGTGGAGTCGGTGCTCAGGAAGAATGGCGAGCTGCTCGCGAAGGCGCGGCTGGCGGCCTACGGCACCACGGGCTACCCGGATGCCACCTTCACCCTGCGCCTGAGCTATGGCGCGGTGAAGGGCTGGCGGGAGGACACGAAGACCGTGGCGCCGTTGACGACGTTCGCGGGGGCCTATGCGCGTCACACGGGCAAGGAGCCGTTCCGGCTGCCGGACTCCTGGCTCAAGGCCAAGGGCAAGGTGCCCGGCGACACGCCGCTGGACGTGGCCACCACCAACGACATCATCGGCGGCAACTCGGGCTCCCCCCTGGTGGATCGCGAGGGCCGGGTGGTGGGGCTCATCTTCGACGGCAACCTGCAATCACTCGGCGGCCGGTACGCCTACGTGCCGGAGACCAACCGCGCGGTGGGCGTCCATGGCGAGGGCCTGCTGCGCGCGCTCGAGCACATCTACGGAGCCGGGCGGCTCGTGAAGGAACTGCGCGAGCACCAGCGCTGA
- a CDS encoding sensor histidine kinase — MWRPRVLRTANFRLALSYAAVFGLSVFLLGMIVFFGVRASIEQQLRGEIEAEIGQLLVDYRDDGLEELRHDIRERIEANPARRLHYYMQSPDGRVVFDPLRAIPTPDGWHTVRVRVEGGKGARTSVLLRALTLDGGYKLAVAADLSRLQEAERAIRQAFGWAFLFTLVAGALGGVWIGQRFLAQVDEITRAADRIGKGDVTGRLPSRGTGDDLDQLAAVINRMLDRIQQLLEGVRQVGTSIAHDLRTPLGHLRQKLEAMREDSGAPERREVLLDEALRQLDAILETFSSLLRIAEVESGSRRAGFETVCLSDILESLVEVYQPVAEDNGQSLSANIRPALQMRGDRGLLTQLFANLVENALRHSGPGSAIHLGLDVSDEGFAATVSDTGPGIDVAEYENVFKPFYRLDASRTRQGSGLGMSLVAAIASLHGLSLSLGDNRPGLKVTVTGALEPDGQRR, encoded by the coding sequence ATGTGGCGTCCTAGGGTTCTCCGGACGGCGAACTTCCGCCTCGCCCTGAGCTACGCGGCGGTCTTCGGCCTGTCCGTCTTCCTCCTGGGGATGATCGTCTTCTTCGGCGTGCGCGCCTCCATCGAGCAGCAGTTGCGCGGCGAGATCGAAGCGGAGATCGGCCAGCTCCTGGTGGACTACCGGGACGATGGGCTGGAAGAGCTCCGCCACGACATCCGGGAGCGGATCGAAGCCAATCCCGCCCGGCGGTTGCACTACTACATGCAGAGCCCGGACGGCCGCGTGGTCTTCGATCCGCTGCGCGCCATTCCCACTCCCGATGGCTGGCACACCGTGCGGGTGCGGGTCGAGGGAGGCAAGGGCGCCAGGACGTCGGTGTTGCTCCGGGCGCTCACGTTGGACGGGGGATACAAGCTGGCGGTGGCCGCCGACCTCTCCCGGCTCCAGGAGGCCGAGCGGGCGATACGTCAGGCATTTGGTTGGGCCTTTCTGTTCACCCTGGTGGCGGGGGCCCTGGGGGGAGTGTGGATCGGTCAGCGATTCCTGGCCCAGGTGGATGAAATCACCCGGGCCGCGGATCGGATTGGCAAGGGGGATGTGACGGGGCGGCTTCCCTCCCGGGGGACGGGGGACGACCTGGACCAGCTCGCCGCCGTCATCAACCGCATGTTGGACCGCATCCAGCAACTCCTGGAGGGCGTGCGGCAGGTGGGCACCAGCATCGCCCATGATCTGCGCACGCCGCTCGGACACCTGCGGCAGAAGCTGGAGGCGATGCGCGAGGACTCCGGCGCTCCCGAGCGGCGGGAGGTGTTGCTCGACGAGGCGCTGCGGCAACTGGATGCCATCCTCGAGACCTTCTCCTCCCTGCTGCGAATCGCCGAGGTGGAGTCCGGCTCACGCCGCGCTGGCTTCGAGACCGTGTGCCTCTCCGACATTCTGGAGAGCCTCGTGGAGGTCTACCAGCCCGTCGCCGAGGACAACGGGCAGAGCCTGTCGGCGAACATCCGTCCCGCGCTCCAGATGAGGGGCGATCGCGGTCTGTTGACCCAGCTCTTCGCCAATCTGGTGGAGAATGCCCTGCGTCACTCGGGGCCGGGCAGCGCCATCCACCTGGGCCTGGACGTCTCGGACGAGGGCTTCGCGGCGACCGTGTCCGACACGGGGCCGGGGATCGACGTGGCCGAGTACGAGAATGTCTTCAAGCCCTTCTACCGGTTGGATGCGAGCCGCACCCGTCAGGGCAGTGGACTGGGAATGAGTCTGGTGGCGGCCATCGCCTCGCTGCACGGTCTCTCGCTGTCGCTCGGAGACAACCGGCCCGGTTTGAAGGTGACGGTCACCGGGGCTTTGGAGCCCGACGGACAGCGCCGCTGA
- the def gene encoding peptide deformylase has product MVLKIVQAGEPVLRRRARDLTPEEMTSPATWQLISLMRDTMRDAPGVGLAAPQVGVDVRLVVIEDRAEYMAGLPAAELAAREREPVDFHVLINPRLIVEDATSAEFQEGCLSVSGFLALVRRARGVRVEAFDENGQPFSRSARGWYARILQHEVDHLDGTLYIDRMEPRSFSTVDNHRRYWASRQVADIRQALGLTP; this is encoded by the coding sequence ATGGTTCTGAAAATCGTCCAGGCCGGAGAGCCGGTCCTGCGTCGGCGTGCGCGCGATCTCACCCCCGAGGAGATGACGAGCCCGGCCACATGGCAGCTCATCTCCCTCATGCGCGACACCATGCGGGACGCGCCGGGGGTGGGGCTGGCGGCTCCCCAGGTCGGGGTGGATGTGCGGCTGGTGGTCATCGAGGATCGGGCGGAGTACATGGCGGGCCTGCCCGCTGCGGAGCTGGCCGCGCGTGAGCGCGAGCCCGTGGACTTCCACGTCCTCATCAACCCGCGGCTCATCGTGGAGGACGCGACGTCCGCCGAGTTCCAGGAGGGGTGCCTGAGCGTCTCGGGCTTCCTCGCCCTGGTGCGTCGCGCACGCGGCGTGCGGGTGGAGGCCTTCGACGAGAATGGCCAGCCCTTCTCCCGCTCCGCCCGCGGCTGGTACGCCCGCATCCTCCAGCACGAGGTGGATCACCTGGACGGCACGCTGTACATCGACCGGATGGAGCCGCGCAGCTTCAGCACCGTGGACAACCACCGGCGCTACTGGGCCTCGCGTCAGGTGGCGGACATCCGTCAGGCTTTGGGTCTGACGCCCTGA
- a CDS encoding CHAD domain-containing protein: MSPPSPVHGLDRESQRTQAARSLLTSRLADARRAEAALTRKLTPKRVHDLRVATHRLRAVLTAFHDLGDLKTQEREVKQLQDALGAVRDLHVQGTWLEEAAQKSEASRRAGFQAMHARLMSPLPDKERRLRRALVRWADRTVPALERETRRLKGPGKYGGQRVRQELGHGLRQLESLMKQRARDLTPAMVHALRTDVKKLRYEAELFVPALGRKVKPLLEALEPLQESLGELHDADVRLHLLQHFALHGPAAQRAAARTLLRDTRTERARHAARANRQLADWHDEERTHALCALLE, translated from the coding sequence ATGTCCCCTCCCTCCCCTGTTCATGGGCTGGACCGTGAGAGCCAGCGGACCCAGGCCGCCCGGAGCCTGCTCACCTCGCGCCTCGCCGACGCGCGCCGGGCGGAGGCCGCACTCACCCGGAAGCTCACCCCCAAGCGCGTCCACGACCTGAGGGTGGCCACCCACCGGCTGCGCGCGGTGCTCACGGCGTTCCACGACCTGGGAGACCTGAAGACCCAGGAGCGCGAGGTGAAGCAGCTCCAGGACGCGCTCGGCGCGGTGCGTGATCTCCACGTCCAGGGAACCTGGCTGGAAGAGGCGGCCCAGAAGAGCGAGGCCTCGCGGCGCGCCGGCTTCCAGGCCATGCACGCGCGCCTGATGTCCCCACTCCCCGACAAGGAACGGCGGCTGCGGCGCGCCCTCGTGCGCTGGGCGGACCGGACCGTCCCCGCGCTCGAGCGCGAGACGCGGCGGCTGAAAGGCCCGGGAAAGTATGGAGGGCAGCGCGTGCGCCAGGAGCTGGGCCACGGCCTGCGGCAGTTGGAATCGCTCATGAAGCAACGCGCGAGGGACCTGACCCCCGCCATGGTGCATGCGCTGCGCACGGACGTGAAGAAGCTGCGCTACGAAGCCGAGCTCTTCGTTCCCGCCCTGGGCCGCAAGGTGAAACCCCTGCTCGAGGCGCTCGAGCCCTTGCAGGAGTCGCTGGGTGAGTTGCATGACGCGGACGTGCGGCTGCACCTGCTCCAGCACTTCGCCCTCCATGGCCCCGCGGCCCAGCGTGCCGCCGCGCGCACGTTGCTCAGGGACACACGCACGGAGCGCGCCCGGCATGCCGCCCGGGCCAACCGGCAGCTCGCGGACTGGCACGACGAGGAGCGCACACACGCGCTGTGCGCCCTCCTGGAATGA
- a CDS encoding esterase/lipase family protein, with the protein MIPFRTLPAPRHPRGVFVGLLLATLTGCATLPAVRASNEPVPVLFVPGTDDNANRLHPMLDTFVAAGWPRDRLHAVDLYPNNGQLPIEAISYQVGRAAEALRRRTHAERVDVVAFSQGALSTRYWMQALGGQPHVRRFVSISGPHQGTWLAYLRRDPALEQMRPESPFLRELNRREKPFGDTEVFCFWTPLDGVIFPAENSRLPGTHERVFHVPFHPTMITHPEVISAAIEVLASPTTP; encoded by the coding sequence ATGATTCCCTTCCGAACGCTCCCCGCTCCCCGTCACCCGCGCGGGGTGTTCGTGGGACTCCTGCTCGCCACGCTCACCGGTTGCGCCACCCTGCCCGCCGTGCGCGCCTCGAACGAGCCCGTGCCCGTGCTCTTCGTCCCCGGCACGGATGACAACGCCAACCGGCTCCATCCCATGCTCGACACCTTCGTGGCCGCGGGCTGGCCCCGGGACCGGCTCCACGCCGTGGACCTCTACCCCAACAATGGACAGCTCCCCATCGAGGCCATCTCCTACCAGGTGGGCCGCGCCGCCGAGGCGCTGCGCCGGCGCACCCACGCCGAGCGCGTCGACGTGGTGGCCTTCAGCCAGGGCGCCCTGTCCACGCGCTACTGGATGCAGGCGCTGGGTGGGCAGCCCCACGTGCGCCGCTTCGTGTCCATCTCCGGGCCGCACCAGGGAACCTGGCTCGCGTACCTGCGGAGGGATCCCGCCCTGGAGCAGATGCGGCCGGAAAGCCCCTTCCTGCGCGAGCTGAACCGGCGCGAGAAGCCCTTCGGCGACACCGAGGTGTTCTGCTTCTGGACGCCCCTGGATGGCGTCATCTTCCCCGCGGAGAACTCGCGCCTGCCCGGCACACACGAGCGCGTCTTCCACGTCCCCTTCCACCCGACGATGATCACCCACCCCGAGGTCATCTCCGCGGCCATCGAAGTGCTGGCGAGCCCCACGACGCCCTGA
- a CDS encoding Hsp70 family protein, giving the protein MPACGLDFGTSNTALALPDGTVLPVSPGYSDPRLYRSVIFFPEDERDAYTGAPAISRYLEDPSGRFIQSVKSFLHSASFRATQIRGRTWLIEDLVALLLRRVREAAAPHTGGTAPESVVLGRPALFSSDAAADTLAEQRLRRAAESAGFTQIQFLIEPIAAALSYEAQLTRDELVLVADFGAGTTDLTLMRLGPSRRGNPDRRADVVGSTGVRIGGDRFDAEIMRHALLPRFGAGSTYRVRGFSDKRLPVPQHVMAKLLSWHEMSFIREKSTQELLELMQESSDKPAEAAALYDLVMDNLGYRLFRAIEAAKVRLSSEEETTLDFEEARIHLHERITRADFETACEPLLRELSEVTEGLLARCAGSGEVDAVFLTGGSSQIPAVRRLYTQRFGEARVRTRDAFTSVAEGLGRASASL; this is encoded by the coding sequence ATGCCCGCCTGCGGACTCGACTTCGGAACCAGCAACACGGCCCTCGCCCTCCCGGACGGAACGGTGCTCCCCGTCTCTCCCGGCTACAGCGACCCACGCCTCTACCGCTCCGTCATCTTCTTCCCCGAGGACGAGCGCGACGCGTACACGGGCGCCCCCGCCATCTCCCGCTACCTGGAAGACCCGTCGGGCCGCTTCATCCAGTCCGTGAAGTCCTTCCTGCACAGCGCCTCCTTCCGCGCCACGCAGATCCGCGGACGCACCTGGCTCATCGAGGACCTGGTGGCGCTGCTCCTGCGCCGCGTGCGCGAGGCCGCCGCCCCCCACACCGGCGGCACCGCCCCCGAGTCCGTGGTGCTCGGCCGCCCCGCGCTCTTCTCCTCCGACGCCGCCGCGGACACGCTCGCCGAGCAGCGCCTGCGCCGCGCCGCGGAGAGCGCCGGCTTCACCCAGATTCAATTCCTCATCGAGCCCATCGCCGCCGCGCTCTCCTACGAGGCGCAGCTCACCCGCGACGAGCTCGTGCTGGTGGCGGACTTCGGCGCGGGCACCACGGACCTGACGCTCATGCGGCTGGGGCCCTCGCGCCGCGGCAACCCGGACCGGCGCGCGGACGTGGTGGGCTCCACGGGTGTGCGCATCGGCGGTGACCGCTTCGACGCGGAGATCATGCGCCACGCGCTCCTGCCTCGCTTCGGCGCCGGCTCCACCTACCGCGTGCGGGGCTTCAGCGACAAGCGGCTGCCCGTGCCCCAGCACGTCATGGCCAAGCTCTTGTCCTGGCACGAGATGTCCTTCATCCGCGAGAAGTCCACCCAGGAGCTCTTGGAGCTGATGCAGGAGTCCAGCGACAAGCCCGCCGAGGCCGCGGCCCTCTACGATCTCGTCATGGACAACCTGGGCTACCGGCTCTTCCGCGCCATCGAAGCGGCCAAGGTGCGGCTGTCCTCCGAGGAGGAGACCACGCTGGACTTCGAGGAGGCGCGCATCCACCTGCACGAGCGCATCACCCGCGCGGACTTCGAGACGGCGTGCGAGCCGCTCTTGCGCGAGCTGAGCGAGGTGACCGAGGGACTGCTCGCGCGCTGCGCGGGGTCGGGCGAGGTGGACGCGGTATTCCTCACGGGCGGCTCCTCGCAGATTCCCGCGGTGCGCCGGCTCTACACCCAGCGCTTCGGCGAGGCGCGCGTGCGCACCCGGGATGCCTTCACCTCCGTGGCCGAGGGCCTGGGACGGGCCTCGGCCTCCCTGTGA